In Pseudobacter ginsenosidimutans, the following are encoded in one genomic region:
- a CDS encoding response regulator yields the protein MSEKIKVLIVEDESIVAMDLAAGLETDGYEVAGIADNAAEAIDLFQKNEVDIILMDVHIIGKKDGIDTAAELLQQRSVPLIYLTAFTDAKTIERAKTTHPAAFLAKPYSITNVRIAIELAISNFAVTAQQSSKVIPMDNQNSVASLTEKETILQMNDYIFVKNNYVFVKIKLDEILYAEADNNYVQLVTTEKKLLLRLSLSQLLEKISYKPLVRIHRSYAVNIDMIQSFSDQEVNLPKMQLPIGRSYKEDFLKQFNFR from the coding sequence ATGTCTGAGAAAATAAAAGTACTGATAGTGGAAGATGAATCCATCGTTGCGATGGACCTCGCAGCCGGACTGGAAACCGACGGCTACGAAGTGGCGGGCATTGCAGATAATGCTGCTGAAGCCATAGATCTCTTCCAGAAAAATGAGGTAGACATCATCCTCATGGATGTTCATATTATCGGAAAGAAAGATGGCATCGACACTGCTGCTGAACTATTGCAGCAGCGCTCTGTGCCGCTGATCTACCTCACTGCTTTCACCGATGCCAAAACCATTGAGCGCGCCAAAACCACACACCCGGCTGCTTTCCTTGCCAAACCATACAGCATCACCAACGTACGGATAGCCATCGAACTGGCCATCAGCAATTTTGCCGTAACGGCACAACAAAGCAGCAAAGTAATTCCCATGGACAACCAGAACTCCGTAGCCAGCCTCACGGAAAAAGAAACCATTCTCCAGATGAACGATTACATTTTTGTAAAGAACAATTATGTATTCGTGAAGATCAAACTGGATGAGATCCTCTATGCGGAAGCAGATAATAATTACGTACAACTGGTGACCACAGAAAAGAAACTCTTACTCCGCCTTTCGCTCAGTCAACTGCTGGAAAAGATCAGCTACAAACCACTTGTACGTATTCATCGTTCCTATGCCGTCAACATTGACATGATCCAGTCTTTCTCCGACCAGGAAGTGAACCTGCCCAAAATGCAATTACCGATAGGCAGAAGCTATAAGGAGGATTTTTTGAAGCAGTTCAATTTCAGGTAA
- a CDS encoding DNA polymerase alpha subunit B family protein, with amino-acid sequence MKKSNYILLVYFVTLVSCMDQSGARQQKNFKETRKTIVQDIRVDTLLSGGSLHNVRQLSKQLGLNSGDTGFDSLQIRVWFDHSLAYKKHLIVLEKGKKEWEGKLYVINVQFIDTSNYNIIESFTKKKVEPASSWKKLINELELLKIRDLSNVSQSGVDGVVYSVEVLSNDAYTYYDFWDPESVNDTNWQATNMVRIVDLLEREFKFESLKV; translated from the coding sequence ATGAAGAAAAGTAATTACATACTCCTCGTTTATTTTGTGACTTTGGTTTCGTGTATGGATCAAAGTGGAGCTAGACAACAAAAAAACTTTAAAGAGACTCGAAAGACAATTGTTCAGGATATTCGGGTTGATACTTTATTAAGTGGGGGGAGTCTTCATAATGTGCGACAATTAAGTAAGCAACTTGGGCTGAATTCAGGTGATACGGGATTTGATTCGTTACAGATCAGGGTATGGTTTGATCATTCACTTGCCTATAAAAAGCATTTGATCGTTCTCGAGAAAGGGAAAAAAGAATGGGAAGGCAAGTTATACGTGATAAACGTCCAATTTATCGACACATCCAATTACAATATCATTGAAAGCTTCACAAAGAAAAAGGTTGAACCTGCATCCAGTTGGAAGAAATTGATTAATGAACTGGAGTTATTAAAGATCCGAGATTTATCCAATGTCAGTCAGAGCGGGGTGGATGGAGTTGTTTACTCCGTTGAGGTTCTTTCCAATGACGCATATACATACTACGATTTTTGGGATCCTGAATCCGTTAATGATACTAATTGGCAGGCAACGAATATGGTAAGAATTGTTGATTTGTTGGAACGGGAGTTTAAGTTTGAAAGTTTGAAAGTTTGA